A part of Ursus arctos isolate Adak ecotype North America chromosome X, UrsArc2.0, whole genome shotgun sequence genomic DNA contains:
- the LOC113249472 gene encoding centromere protein V-like protein 3 → MGRVRNGANTQPRGRKRPGDPAAACAAVAVMGARRPPFQVRMGSQAAGRKPAAARRDQARLRRKRWWRRAREAGSKGPLRSPKPRAPAVSPGEMDLGAQRERWETFRKRRGLSCEGAAKFLLDTFEYPGLVYHTGGCHCGAVRFAVWAPADLRVVDCSCRLCRKKQHRHFLVPASRFTLLLGAESIVTYRSHTHPALHSFCSRCGVQSFHASVSDPGVYGVAPHCLDAGTVRSVVIEEVDGGDWGEEAVEEPKAIQSASPE, encoded by the coding sequence ATGGGCAGAGTGAGGAACGGCGCCAACACCCAGCCTCGGGGACGAAAGCGGCCCGGGGATCCCGCCGCCGCCTGCGCAGCCGTCGCGGTCATGGGCGCGCGGCGCCCACCTTTCCAAGTCCGCATGGGGAGCCAAGCTGCGGGAAGGAAGCCGGCGGCGGCCAGGCGCGATCAGGCAAGGTTGCGGCGGAAGCGCTGGTGGCGGCGCGCCCGGGAGGCAGGCTCCAAAGGCCCGCTGCGATCCCCGAAGCCGCGGGCGCCCGCCGTGTCCCCAGGCGAAATGGACCTGGGCGCGCAGCGGGAGCGCTGGGAGACGTTCAGGAAGCGACGGGGCCTCAGCTGCGAGGGTGCCGCCAAGTTCCTGCTGGACACCTTCGAGTACCCAGGCCTGGTATATCACACGGGAGGCTGCCACTGCGGCGCGGTCCGCTTCGCCGTCTGGGCCCCCGCAGATCTGCGCGTGGTGGATTGCAGCTGCAGGCTGTGCAGGAAGAAGCAGCACCGACACTTCCTCGTCCCGGCCTCGCGCTTCACTCTCCTGCTGGGCGCCGAGAGCATCGTCACCTATCGATCCCACACGCACCCCGCGCTGCACAGCTTCTGCAGCAGGTGCGGGGTGCAGAGTTTCCACGCCTCTGTCTCTGACCCCGGCGTGTATGGCGTCGCCCCGCACTGCCTGGACGCCGGCACCGTGCGCAGTGTGGTCATCGAGGAGGTCGACGGTGGCGACTGGGGGGAGGAGGCCGTGGAGGAGCCCAAGGCCATCCAGAGTGCATCCCCCGAGTGA